In a genomic window of Heterodontus francisci isolate sHetFra1 chromosome 21, sHetFra1.hap1, whole genome shotgun sequence:
- the LOC137381098 gene encoding probable G-protein coupled receptor 139, translating to MEWMRVSAAADELTERLRKDSAAAGAELVNLLAIVILSRGKCGLSKCVTHYLVAMAVADLMVVIIEVILKRINNIYFPINVLFITPICAMKLVTKIAALDCSVWFTVAFTFDRFVAICCPNLKQRHCTQRTANKVLATVCVFVCLRSIPFYFMYEPQLIINNIPYFCIETSADYTSPLWAAYEWFDSILTPLVPILLILLLNALTVKHIIKSNIVRRALLSSINNQNDPESENRKRSMILLFTISGNFILLWMTYVVHSLRWRVKNYNYTDRYYSNPIYINQQTGYMLQLLSSCTNTCIYGLTQRKFREELKNGMKYLITLNGRLYK from the exons atggaatggatgagggtttcagcagcagcagatgagttgacggAAAGACTGAGGAAAGATTCAGCAGCAGCAGGGGCCGAGTTGG TGAACTTGctagcgattgtgatcctgtcccgtggaaagtgcggtctctccaaatgtgtcactcattacttggtggccatggcagtggcggatctaatggtcgtGATCATTGAAGTCATATTGAAGCGAATTAACAATATTTACTTCCCAATAAATGTCTTGTTCATCACTCCCATATGTGCCATGAAACTTGTCACGAAAATTGCAGCACTGGACTGCTCCGTCTGGTTCacagttgctttcacctttgatcgctttgtagccatttgttgtccgaatctcaaacaaaggcattgTACCCAGAGAACGGCGAACAAGGTGTTAGCGACTGTGTGTGTGTTCGTCTGCCTGAGAAGCATCCCCTTTTATTTCATGTATGAACCCCAACTTATTATTAACAACATTCCATACTTCTGCATTGAAACCTCTGCCGATTACACTTCGCCCTTATGGGCGGCGTACGAGTGGTTTGACAGTATTTTAACACCTTTAGTGCCGATCCTTTTGATCCTTCTGTTAAATGCTCTCACTGTCAAACATATTATAAAGTCCAATATAGTCCGCAGGGCGCTCCTCAGCAGCATCAATAACCAAAATGATCCAGAGAGTGAGAACCGGAAGAGGTCAATGATCCTGCTCTTTACTATATCTGGTAATTTTATTCTTCTCTGGATGACATATGTTGTGCATTCCCTAAGGTGGCGGGTGAAAAACTACAATTATACTGACAGATACTACAGTAACCCAATATACATCAACCAGCAAACGGGATACATGCTTCAGCTTCTCAGTTCTTGCACTAACACGTGTATCTATGGGTTgacgcagagaaaattcagagaagagctgaagaatggaATGAAATACTTGATTACACTGAATGGGAGACTATATAAATAG